In Saccharothrix syringae, the following are encoded in one genomic region:
- a CDS encoding rhodanese-like domain-containing protein: MPELTLLDANPARRYAKGHVPGAVLVDPAAVGEVLPDDRSTALVFYCRDRSCGAAPAAARRAMALGYDNVHVMRDGIDGWERSGGPVSTD, encoded by the coding sequence TTGCCGGAGCTGACGCTGCTCGACGCCAACCCGGCGCGGCGGTACGCGAAGGGGCACGTGCCCGGGGCGGTCCTCGTCGACCCGGCGGCGGTGGGGGAGGTGCTGCCGGATGACCGGTCGACCGCCCTGGTCTTCTACTGCCGCGACCGCAGCTGCGGCGCGGCCCCGGCGGCGGCCCGCCGGGCGATGGCGCTGGGCTACGACAACGTCCACGTGATGCGCGACGGCATCGACGGCTGGGAGCGGTCGGGCGGCCCGGTCAGCACGGACTGA
- a CDS encoding FAD-dependent monooxygenase produces MTSVRAVLVVGAGAAGTATAVRLAEAGVEVDVVEREPDVGLRGAGITLQRNALRVLRDLGVWERVRDLGYAFDGVALRSPDGGLLVEADDRRAEGEDLPATLGMRRPDLARVLVDRAREAGAAVRTGVAFTGLAQDEHGVDVTFDDGSSGRYDLVVGADGIRSSTRRAVGIDVEPRPTGMGIWRVTAPRPAGLTRTELVYGGPCFIAGYCPTGSDTIYAYLVERARDRTGLDAGQRLEVVRGLAAGYGGHWGFIREHMGEPNYTWFESHVLERPWHRGRVVLVGDAAHSCPPTLAQGAAQALEDAWVLTELLLAADRLDEDLWRRFGDRRHDRATAVVDASVQIAQWLLDGERGDMPGLMGRIATMLQERP; encoded by the coding sequence ATGACGAGTGTGCGCGCGGTGCTGGTGGTGGGTGCGGGTGCGGCGGGCACCGCCACCGCGGTCCGGCTGGCGGAGGCCGGGGTCGAGGTCGACGTGGTCGAGCGCGAACCCGACGTGGGCCTGCGCGGGGCGGGCATCACGCTCCAGCGCAACGCCCTGCGGGTGCTGCGGGACCTCGGCGTGTGGGAGCGGGTGCGCGACCTCGGCTACGCCTTCGACGGCGTGGCGCTGCGCAGCCCCGACGGCGGGCTGCTCGTCGAGGCGGACGACCGGCGCGCCGAGGGCGAGGACCTGCCCGCGACGCTGGGCATGCGCCGCCCGGACCTCGCCCGCGTGCTGGTCGACCGGGCCCGCGAGGCGGGCGCGGCGGTGCGCACCGGTGTCGCCTTCACGGGGCTGGCCCAGGACGAGCACGGCGTCGACGTGACCTTCGACGACGGTTCCTCCGGGCGCTACGACCTGGTGGTGGGGGCCGACGGCATCCGCTCGTCCACCCGCCGGGCGGTCGGGATCGACGTGGAGCCGCGGCCCACCGGCATGGGCATCTGGCGGGTCACCGCCCCGCGACCGGCCGGGCTGACCCGCACGGAGCTGGTCTACGGCGGGCCGTGCTTCATCGCCGGTTACTGCCCGACCGGGTCGGACACGATCTACGCCTACCTGGTGGAGCGGGCCCGGGACCGCACCGGACTGGACGCGGGGCAGCGGCTGGAGGTGGTGCGCGGCCTGGCCGCCGGCTACGGGGGCCACTGGGGGTTCATCCGGGAGCACATGGGCGAGCCGAACTACACCTGGTTCGAGTCCCACGTCCTGGAGCGGCCCTGGCACCGCGGCCGGGTGGTGCTCGTCGGCGACGCGGCGCACTCGTGCCCGCCCACCCTGGCCCAGGGCGCGGCCCAGGCCCTGGAGGACGCCTGGGTGCTCACCGAACTCCTCCTCGCCGCCGACCGCCTCGACGAGGACCTGTGGCGGCGCTTCGGCGACCGCCGCCACGACCGCGCCACAGCCGTCGTGGACGCCTCCGTGCAGATCGCCCAGTGGCTCCTGGACGGCGAACGCGGCGACATGCCGGGCCTCATGGGCCGCATCGCGACGATGCTCCAGGAGCGGCCGTGA
- a CDS encoding SRPBCC family protein, which produces MRDQTGTWDRPGTSRRTWFTDGSKADERLTEVVDGHGFAYELGGFTNVLARLVSGVRGEWSFLPDGTGTSIRWTYDFRPLPGRRWIVAGPFKPLWTRYMRAALARMVTAVQGTPGATMEG; this is translated from the coding sequence GTGCGCGACCAGACCGGCACCTGGGACCGGCCGGGGACCTCGCGCCGGACCTGGTTCACCGACGGCTCCAAGGCCGACGAGCGGCTCACCGAGGTCGTGGACGGGCACGGGTTCGCCTACGAGCTCGGCGGCTTCACCAACGTGCTGGCCAGGCTGGTCTCCGGGGTGCGCGGCGAGTGGTCGTTCCTCCCCGACGGCACCGGCACGTCGATCCGGTGGACCTACGACTTCCGGCCGCTGCCCGGCCGCCGCTGGATCGTTGCCGGGCCGTTCAAGCCGCTGTGGACCCGCTACATGCGCGCCGCGCTCGCCCGCATGGTGACCGCGGTGCAGGGCACGCCCGGTGCGACCATGGAGGGGTGA
- a CDS encoding MmyB family transcriptional regulator, with protein sequence MREAVSRYPADPELAALVDGLRAASPFFGELWSVAGTGQLTGDVKTIGHPELGDITVDCDVLTVPGVDLRIVTCTAAPGTGGADRLDLLRASRLGEAR encoded by the coding sequence CTGCGCGAGGCGGTCTCCCGCTACCCGGCCGACCCGGAACTGGCGGCGCTCGTGGACGGCTTGCGGGCGGCCTCGCCCTTCTTCGGCGAGCTGTGGTCGGTGGCGGGCACGGGGCAGCTCACCGGCGACGTCAAGACGATCGGCCATCCCGAGCTGGGTGACATCACGGTGGACTGCGACGTGCTGACCGTGCCCGGCGTCGACCTGCGCATCGTCACCTGCACGGCGGCCCCGGGAACCGGCGGCGCCGACCGGCTCGACCTCCTGCGCGCGTCCCGGCTCGGCGAGGCCCGCTGA
- a CDS encoding TetR/AcrR family transcriptional regulator, with protein MSRAATAAATREKVLAAARELFITSSYDDVKAADIARAAGVAHGLVFHHFGSKQGLYREVLCAIGREVLDLHVSDPAVPLGKRIRQSHRAHLTYLLAHRDLALNLVLRPWGAEEPFDRVRDDGNRKLCENLGLDFERPAVRAVLRMYTTAADQLARDHLLDAHPFDVDQVVEMLMTVLAGALRAARVADPSLEVDRVLDELARP; from the coding sequence ATGTCCCGCGCCGCCACCGCTGCCGCCACCAGGGAAAAAGTCCTGGCCGCGGCCCGCGAGCTGTTCATCACGTCGAGCTACGACGACGTCAAGGCGGCCGACATCGCCCGAGCCGCCGGCGTGGCGCACGGCCTGGTGTTCCACCACTTCGGCAGCAAGCAGGGCCTCTACCGCGAGGTGCTGTGCGCCATCGGGCGCGAAGTGCTGGACCTGCACGTCAGCGACCCTGCCGTGCCGCTGGGGAAGCGGATCCGCCAGTCGCACAGGGCGCACCTGACGTACCTGCTGGCGCACCGCGACCTGGCGCTGAACCTGGTGCTGCGCCCGTGGGGCGCGGAGGAGCCGTTCGACCGCGTGCGGGACGACGGCAACCGGAAGCTGTGCGAGAACCTGGGGCTGGACTTCGAGCGGCCGGCGGTCAGGGCCGTGCTGCGGATGTACACGACAGCGGCCGACCAGTTGGCGCGCGACCACCTGCTGGACGCGCACCCGTTCGACGTGGACCAGGTCGTGGAAATGCTCATGACCGTGCTCGCGGGGGCGTTGCGGGCGGCGCGGGTCGCCGACCCGTCGCTGGAGGTGGACCGGGTGCTGGACGAACTGGCGCGGCCGTAG
- a CDS encoding NmrA family NAD(P)-binding protein, with product MTKTLIIGATGTVGGLVLDEAVRRGVEVRALVRDRERANLPGAVEVVQGDLGDREAVGAALRGVDSAFYVSPHESNEVEIATVFGEEAQRAGARLVFGGFHIEDPRAREAASRAIPAYAPKLRLAAFLAGTDTRPAMFSLTNFDQNDEVFREDIEAGSFPTPLHPGGVNRIDVRDAAEVIANALTDVDFAPGSYQLLGPESLNGEQSARIWAEALGREVVYTGDDPEWRKAFERRLSGRKLVDWIRSFELLGSAPIPTDPAEVDVMTELLGRAPRTLRDYVRDSVNR from the coding sequence ATGACCAAGACGCTGATCATCGGGGCGACGGGCACCGTGGGCGGCCTGGTGCTCGACGAAGCCGTGCGCCGGGGCGTGGAGGTGCGTGCCCTGGTGCGCGACAGGGAACGGGCGAACCTGCCCGGCGCGGTCGAGGTCGTGCAGGGCGACCTCGGCGATCGCGAGGCCGTGGGAGCCGCGCTGCGGGGCGTCGACTCGGCGTTCTACGTGTCGCCCCACGAGAGCAACGAGGTCGAGATCGCCACCGTCTTCGGCGAGGAGGCCCAGCGCGCGGGCGCTCGCCTGGTGTTCGGCGGCTTCCACATCGAGGACCCGCGGGCGCGCGAGGCGGCGAGCCGCGCGATCCCGGCCTACGCGCCGAAGCTGCGGCTCGCCGCGTTCCTGGCGGGCACCGACACGCGGCCCGCCATGTTCAGCCTCACCAACTTCGACCAGAACGACGAGGTCTTCCGCGAGGACATCGAGGCCGGTTCCTTCCCGACGCCGCTGCACCCCGGCGGCGTGAACCGGATCGACGTGCGCGACGCCGCCGAGGTGATCGCCAACGCGCTCACCGACGTCGACTTCGCGCCCGGCTCGTACCAGCTCCTGGGGCCCGAGTCGCTGAACGGCGAGCAGAGCGCCCGGATCTGGGCCGAGGCGCTCGGGCGCGAGGTCGTCTACACCGGTGACGACCCGGAGTGGCGCAAGGCGTTCGAGCGCAGGTTGTCCGGCCGGAAGCTCGTGGACTGGATCCGCAGCTTCGAACTGCTCGGCTCGGCGCCGATCCCGACCGACCCCGCCGAGGTCGACGTCATGACCGAGCTGCTCGGCCGTGCGCCCCGCACGTTGCGCGACTACGTGCGCGACTCGGTGAACCGCTGA
- a CDS encoding TIGR03619 family F420-dependent LLM class oxidoreductase, with product MKIGFSLPQAGGVAWQAPRVAGYAREVERLGADSLWVIDRLLSPVDPAIGHNGGERFPDEFRAVLDPFVLLGVAAAATERVLIGSNVLNAPWYPPAVLGRALTTLDVLSGGRLVAGFGVGWSPEEFEAVNVPMAERGSRLDETLDVLDRLWTADPAEYRGEHWTLPATRAALKPVRRPPVYLAAFAPASMRRVARRADGWLPALVLPRAADVRTAVTEPWAVIRRMAAEAGRDPDGLDVVLRIYPTVRSGTVVDEVAGLIGRVEAESEVRHVLVDLMYLADDVDRMLDLAAGVLSRVRGPRG from the coding sequence GTGAAAATCGGGTTCTCGCTGCCGCAAGCAGGGGGTGTCGCCTGGCAGGCGCCGCGGGTGGCCGGGTACGCACGGGAAGTCGAACGGCTCGGAGCGGACAGCCTCTGGGTGATCGACCGGCTGCTGTCGCCGGTCGACCCCGCGATCGGCCACAACGGCGGCGAGCGGTTCCCGGACGAGTTCCGCGCGGTCCTGGACCCGTTCGTGCTCCTCGGCGTGGCCGCTGCGGCCACGGAGCGCGTGCTGATCGGCAGCAACGTCCTCAACGCGCCGTGGTACCCGCCCGCGGTGCTCGGCCGCGCGCTCACCACGCTCGACGTGCTCAGCGGGGGACGCCTGGTGGCAGGCTTCGGAGTCGGCTGGTCACCGGAGGAGTTCGAGGCGGTGAACGTCCCGATGGCCGAGCGCGGCTCCCGCCTGGACGAAACCCTCGACGTGCTCGACCGGCTGTGGACGGCCGATCCCGCCGAGTACCGGGGCGAGCACTGGACGCTGCCCGCCACCCGCGCCGCCCTGAAGCCGGTGCGCCGCCCGCCGGTCTACCTGGCGGCGTTCGCGCCGGCGTCGATGCGCCGCGTCGCGCGCCGCGCCGACGGCTGGCTGCCGGCGTTGGTGCTGCCCCGCGCCGCGGACGTGCGGACGGCGGTGACCGAGCCCTGGGCGGTGATCCGCCGCATGGCGGCCGAAGCGGGCCGTGACCCGGACGGGCTGGACGTGGTCCTGCGCATCTACCCGACCGTCCGCTCCGGCACCGTCGTGGACGAGGTGGCCGGGCTGATCGGGCGCGTGGAGGCGGAGTCCGAGGTGCGGCACGTCCTGGTGGACCTGATGTACCTCGCCGACGACGTCGACCGGATGCTCGACCTGGCCGCCGGGGTGCTGTCGCGTGTCCGCGGGCCGCGGGGGTGA
- a CDS encoding FAD-dependent monooxygenase: protein MTASAVETADVVIVGAGPVGLMLAGELCLAGVRPVVVERSPRRVPVPQAGGLVGQVVRLMDHRGLYEGLSGDAAPPRPVDVFPYGAMPLLLGGWADNPLYAFTIQQWELEAHLEAWAVGLGAELRRGQELLGFEQDADGVTARLTGGSLRARYLVGCDGGHSRVRKLAGIGFPGVSARRMVVRAADAVLPESERRALTDEPASPGGLTYRRTDHGVFASVSIEAGVHRVTAVEWDRPEVADGEPVTFDEVRAAVARVLGRDVPMGEPGGPGPHVLRRLPGFNTRLADRYRVGRVLIAGDAAHVHSSIGGPGLNAGLQDAVNLGWKLAAEVRGWAPAGLLDTYQEERRPAGERVVVSSQAQLALLAPGSEVTALREVFGELLADPANARRIAAMMAGADVRHPSAGDDELTGRWVPDFPLTRAGRPVRPAELARTGRPLLVDLTGAPERAGVAAGWADRVDLVVATSDAAPADALLVRPDGYVAWAGADAASLADALRTWFGEPR, encoded by the coding sequence ATGACCGCCTCGGCGGTGGAGACGGCCGACGTGGTGATCGTCGGCGCGGGTCCGGTCGGCTTGATGCTGGCCGGTGAGCTGTGCCTGGCCGGGGTCCGGCCGGTCGTGGTCGAGCGGTCGCCGCGGCGCGTGCCGGTGCCGCAGGCGGGCGGGCTGGTCGGCCAGGTCGTGCGGCTGATGGACCACCGCGGCCTGTACGAGGGGCTGAGCGGGGACGCCGCCCCGCCCCGGCCGGTGGACGTGTTCCCCTACGGCGCGATGCCCCTGCTGCTGGGCGGCTGGGCGGACAACCCGTTGTACGCCTTCACGATCCAGCAGTGGGAGCTGGAGGCCCACCTGGAGGCGTGGGCCGTCGGGCTGGGGGCCGAGCTGCGCCGCGGTCAGGAGCTGCTCGGTTTCGAGCAGGACGCCGACGGGGTGACCGCGCGGCTGACCGGCGGGTCGCTGCGGGCCCGCTACCTGGTGGGCTGCGACGGCGGGCACAGCCGGGTGCGCAAGCTCGCGGGCATCGGCTTCCCGGGGGTGAGCGCGCGGCGGATGGTCGTCCGCGCGGCGGACGCGGTGCTGCCGGAGTCCGAGCGGCGGGCGCTCACCGACGAACCGGCGTCACCGGGAGGGCTGACCTACCGGCGCACCGACCACGGGGTGTTCGCGTCCGTGTCGATCGAGGCGGGGGTGCACCGGGTCACGGCCGTGGAGTGGGACCGGCCCGAGGTGGCCGACGGCGAGCCCGTGACCTTCGACGAGGTCCGGGCCGCCGTGGCCCGCGTGCTGGGCCGGGACGTGCCGATGGGCGAGCCGGGCGGTCCGGGTCCGCACGTGCTGCGGCGGCTGCCCGGTTTCAACACCCGGCTGGCCGACCGCTACCGGGTGGGCCGGGTGCTGATCGCGGGCGACGCGGCGCACGTGCACTCCTCCATCGGCGGGCCGGGCCTGAACGCGGGCCTGCAGGACGCCGTCAACCTGGGGTGGAAGCTGGCCGCCGAGGTCCGGGGGTGGGCGCCCGCCGGGCTGCTGGACACCTACCAGGAGGAGCGGCGGCCGGCGGGCGAGCGGGTGGTGGTGTCCTCCCAGGCGCAGTTGGCGCTGCTCGCGCCGGGCAGCGAGGTCACCGCGCTGCGGGAGGTGTTCGGCGAGCTGCTGGCCGACCCCGCGAACGCGCGGCGGATCGCGGCGATGATGGCGGGCGCCGACGTGCGCCACCCGTCCGCCGGGGACGACGAGCTCACCGGGCGGTGGGTGCCGGACTTCCCGCTGACCCGCGCGGGCCGCCCGGTCCGGCCCGCCGAGCTGGCGCGCACCGGCCGACCGCTGCTGGTGGACCTGACCGGGGCTCCGGAGCGGGCCGGGGTCGCGGCGGGCTGGGCCGACCGGGTCGACCTGGTGGTCGCCACGTCCGACGCCGCCCCCGCCGACGCGCTGCTGGTCCGACCCGACGGCTACGTGGCGTGGGCGGGCGCGGACGCCGCTTCGCTCGCCGACGCGCTGCGGACGTGGTTCGGCGAGCCGCGCTGA
- a CDS encoding SDR family oxidoreductase — protein MRVLVTGAAGWIGSALVPELIGAGHRVVGLARSDRSAAAAAELGAEVLRGDLADLDLLRDAAAGADGAVHLAFGHDFSRFEESAREEGRVVEALGAALAGSGKPLVVASGTPVVPGGVATERDRAEGEGFAVLRDANARAAVGLAARGVRSSVVRLPRSVHGTGDRGFVRMLVDTARDRGVSGYVGDGSHRWPAVHVRDAAHLFRLALEQAPAGSVLHAVGDEGVPIREIAEVVGRHLDVPVAAVPAEGFGFLGGLLGIDQPASSALTRDLLGWRPVGPGLVEDLDAGHYFA, from the coding sequence ATGCGTGTTCTGGTCACCGGCGCGGCGGGCTGGATCGGCTCGGCCCTCGTCCCCGAGCTGATCGGGGCGGGTCACCGCGTCGTCGGACTGGCCAGGTCGGACCGCTCGGCCGCGGCCGCCGCCGAACTGGGCGCCGAGGTGCTGCGCGGCGACCTGGCGGACCTGGACCTGCTGCGCGACGCGGCGGCGGGCGCCGACGGGGCGGTCCACCTCGCCTTCGGCCACGACTTCAGCCGCTTCGAGGAGTCGGCGCGGGAGGAGGGGCGGGTCGTCGAGGCGCTCGGCGCGGCCCTGGCGGGCTCCGGCAAGCCGCTGGTCGTCGCGTCCGGGACGCCGGTCGTGCCCGGTGGGGTGGCGACCGAGCGCGACCGGGCCGAGGGCGAGGGGTTCGCGGTGCTGCGCGACGCGAACGCGCGGGCGGCGGTCGGCCTGGCCGCGCGCGGCGTCCGCTCCTCGGTGGTGCGGCTGCCCCGGTCCGTGCACGGCACCGGCGACCGGGGGTTCGTCAGGATGCTGGTCGACACCGCTCGCGACCGGGGCGTCTCCGGCTACGTCGGCGACGGCTCCCACCGCTGGCCCGCCGTGCACGTGCGGGACGCCGCGCACCTGTTCCGCCTGGCGCTGGAGCAGGCCCCGGCCGGGTCGGTGCTGCACGCCGTCGGCGACGAGGGCGTGCCGATCCGGGAGATCGCCGAGGTCGTCGGCCGCCACCTGGACGTGCCCGTGGCCGCCGTCCCGGCCGAGGGGTTCGGCTTCCTCGGCGGGCTCCTCGGGATCGACCAGCCCGCCTCCAGCGCGCTGACCCGCGACCTGCTCGGCTGGCGGCCGGTCGGGCCGGGGCTGGTCGAGGACCTGGACGCGGGTCACTACTTCGCGTGA
- a CDS encoding TetR/AcrR family transcriptional regulator, which translates to MARWEPDAQDRLLRAALDLFAEQGYDDTTVIEIARRAGLTKSTFFRHFRDKREVLFGGQDLLNGLLAEGIANAPGTATPLDAVEAALDAVATVFTPARRDYAPALVAAIANNSELRERDALKRTGFAETMTAALRRRGVSDRPASVAAWLGVLAFGAAYSRWADPANHQGFGELARQALHELRTTIAELR; encoded by the coding sequence ATGGCCCGATGGGAACCCGACGCGCAGGACCGGCTGCTGCGCGCCGCGCTCGACCTGTTCGCCGAACAGGGCTACGACGACACCACCGTCATCGAGATCGCCCGGCGGGCAGGACTGACCAAGAGCACCTTCTTCCGGCACTTCCGCGACAAGCGGGAAGTGCTCTTCGGCGGCCAGGACCTCCTCAACGGACTCCTCGCCGAGGGCATCGCGAACGCACCCGGCACCGCGACACCGCTCGACGCCGTGGAAGCCGCCCTCGACGCCGTCGCCACCGTCTTCACCCCCGCCCGGCGCGACTACGCGCCCGCCCTCGTCGCGGCCATCGCGAACAACAGCGAACTGCGCGAGCGCGACGCGCTCAAGCGCACCGGCTTCGCCGAGACCATGACCGCGGCGCTGCGCCGCCGCGGCGTCTCCGACCGGCCGGCGAGCGTCGCCGCCTGGCTCGGCGTCCTCGCGTTCGGCGCGGCCTACTCGCGCTGGGCCGACCCCGCCAACCACCAGGGGTTCGGCGAACTCGCCAGGCAGGCGCTCCACGAGCTGCGGACGACCATCGCCGAACTCCGCTGA
- a CDS encoding sugar ABC transporter substrate-binding protein: MRDEVPADRPGGQVAKASSRSSVVQAGRDVRITYKQSPYPSPRPAGVVLLAGAVCTSGLVLLLSGLVNLAVPVWTTLLAVMAGAVTALPLRRGRRVFLVTSAFNRKPWIVELMQHVHGTLNRNGLDLVLKAPEHDYDAAAQAHHLRHLARSRRDYLGGLVVATEVHRLRPELVEFCADFRAPVVFLDIEPFDDEADYPPNTAFVGYLPADIGVLAGQWLADHFTRHGVRRPHLLILAGLEQVDRQRCCAEVLRSRVDGVSIVVDDSCAFQRSRARDAVQAHVRELDARDGRLDAVFCTDDEMALGAVDALRGTHSPTTGDTVIIGVDGAPEALALIDNGTGPLRATVVQDSRRLAESAIHVLERMRRGRATPKQTALRPEVHQAK, translated from the coding sequence GTGCGTGACGAGGTGCCGGCAGACCGGCCGGGCGGTCAGGTGGCGAAGGCGTCCTCCAGGAGCTCCGTCGTGCAGGCCGGGCGGGACGTGCGCATCACCTACAAGCAGAGCCCGTACCCGTCTCCGCGCCCGGCGGGTGTGGTCCTCCTCGCGGGCGCGGTGTGCACCAGCGGACTCGTCCTCCTGCTCAGCGGACTGGTGAACCTCGCCGTCCCGGTGTGGACGACGCTCCTCGCGGTCATGGCCGGCGCGGTGACCGCGCTGCCGCTCCGGCGCGGCCGGCGGGTGTTCCTGGTGACGTCGGCGTTCAACCGCAAGCCCTGGATCGTCGAGCTGATGCAGCACGTGCACGGCACGCTCAACCGCAACGGACTGGACCTGGTGCTCAAAGCACCCGAGCACGACTACGACGCCGCCGCACAGGCACACCACCTGAGGCACCTGGCGCGATCCCGGCGCGACTACCTCGGAGGGCTCGTGGTCGCCACCGAGGTCCACCGGCTGCGGCCGGAACTCGTCGAGTTCTGCGCCGACTTCCGGGCGCCGGTCGTCTTCCTCGACATCGAGCCGTTCGACGACGAAGCCGACTACCCGCCCAACACGGCGTTCGTCGGTTACCTCCCCGCCGACATAGGCGTGCTCGCCGGGCAGTGGCTCGCAGACCACTTCACGCGACACGGGGTCCGCCGCCCCCACCTCCTGATCCTGGCGGGCCTGGAGCAGGTGGACCGGCAGAGGTGCTGCGCGGAGGTGCTGCGCAGCCGCGTGGACGGCGTCTCCATCGTGGTGGACGACAGTTGCGCGTTCCAGCGGTCCCGCGCGCGTGACGCCGTGCAGGCCCACGTACGCGAACTCGACGCGCGAGACGGACGACTCGACGCCGTGTTCTGCACCGACGACGAGATGGCGCTCGGCGCGGTGGACGCGTTGCGCGGGACCCACTCCCCCACGACCGGGGACACCGTGATCATCGGCGTGGACGGGGCACCCGAGGCCCTCGCGCTGATCGACAACGGCACAGGTCCGCTACGCGCCACCGTGGTCCAGGACTCGCGCCGCCTCGCCGAGAGCGCGATCCACGTACTGGAACGAATGAGGCGAGGACGAGCCACCCCCAAGCAGACGGCGTTGCGACCCGAGGTACACCAAGCCAAATGA
- a CDS encoding TetR/AcrR family transcriptional regulator — MGSAEGRQPSRPRNAAATRERLLEAAAALFARNGYEATTVSQVAQAAGFSPNLVTRYFGGKEGLFLAAMETRLNLDSTLPGSIDGLGRRLADRIVDRWERQGDADPLLALLRSASSRPAALGEFLEQEATAPLTRALVSWGFSDHQAVDTANAIQSFIVGTVVTRRMLHTGAVAAATGPQLRDWLADVLQRLVDEGAEADSPRLPAPAAPQRGTRSPEPDQSDTPEARS, encoded by the coding sequence GTGGGATCCGCGGAGGGCAGGCAACCGTCCCGGCCGCGCAACGCGGCCGCCACGCGGGAACGGCTGCTGGAGGCCGCGGCCGCGTTGTTCGCGCGCAACGGGTACGAGGCGACCACGGTGAGCCAGGTCGCCCAGGCCGCCGGCTTCTCGCCGAACCTGGTGACCCGCTACTTCGGCGGCAAGGAGGGCCTGTTCCTCGCCGCGATGGAAACGCGGCTGAACCTGGACTCGACGCTGCCGGGCAGCATCGACGGCCTCGGCCGGCGGCTGGCCGACCGGATCGTCGACCGCTGGGAGCGGCAGGGCGACGCCGACCCCCTGCTGGCCCTGCTGCGCTCGGCCTCCTCCCGCCCGGCGGCACTGGGCGAGTTCCTCGAACAGGAGGCGACCGCACCGCTGACCAGGGCGCTGGTGTCGTGGGGGTTCTCCGACCACCAGGCGGTCGACACGGCGAACGCGATCCAGTCCTTCATCGTCGGAACCGTCGTGACCCGCAGGATGCTGCACACGGGCGCGGTCGCCGCCGCCACCGGCCCGCAGCTGCGCGACTGGCTGGCCGACGTCCTCCAGCGCCTCGTCGACGAGGGCGCGGAGGCCGACTCGCCTCGCCTTCCCGCACCGGCCGCACCCCAGCGCGGGACCCGCTCACCGGAGCCGGACCAATCCGACACCCCAGAAGCCCGCTCCTGA
- a CDS encoding amidohydrolase family protein: MIHRSYAIRNVKVFDGESVIDASTVTLAGGVITDVGRGSPPAGATVVDGAGGTLLPGLVDAHVHPDDDGLAQAVRFGVTTVVEMGGPPRGPEDRARIAGDDRLADIRSAGLPLTAVCGHPNELFVPVEELIGPDGRRHPEAAPMPGLADPDELPAFIAQRVREGSDFIKLLAEEGTVLNAPGLPELGEDVFAAAVREAHGHGKLVVAHALTHDATVEMLRVGVDGLAHLFLDRAPTDEIVDAIARSGVFVIPCLVLNRSITGTTGEDLAADSRVSSRMGEEWLRALRSSFGTYPEGDYRFSRQTVGTLHRAGVRIIAGTDAARAEEEHGGLAQGASLHHELQLLVEAGLSNVEALRAATSGPARVFGLDDRGVIRPGARADLLLVDGDPTGTISDTLATRAVWRRGAMTTPLATA; encoded by the coding sequence GTGATCCACAGGAGCTACGCCATCCGCAACGTGAAGGTGTTCGACGGTGAATCGGTCATCGATGCCTCCACGGTGACGCTCGCGGGCGGTGTGATCACCGACGTCGGCCGCGGTTCCCCGCCGGCGGGGGCGACGGTCGTCGACGGTGCCGGCGGAACACTCCTGCCGGGCCTCGTCGACGCCCACGTCCACCCTGATGACGACGGCCTCGCCCAGGCGGTGCGCTTCGGCGTGACCACCGTCGTGGAGATGGGCGGACCCCCGCGCGGCCCCGAGGACCGGGCCCGGATCGCCGGTGACGACCGGCTGGCCGACATCAGGTCGGCGGGCCTGCCGCTCACCGCCGTCTGCGGGCACCCGAACGAGCTGTTCGTCCCGGTGGAGGAGCTGATCGGACCGGATGGCCGCCGTCATCCCGAAGCGGCGCCCATGCCCGGCCTCGCGGACCCCGACGAACTCCCGGCGTTCATCGCCCAGCGGGTGCGGGAGGGTTCCGACTTCATCAAGCTGCTGGCCGAGGAAGGCACGGTGCTCAACGCGCCCGGTCTGCCGGAGCTCGGCGAGGACGTGTTCGCCGCCGCGGTCCGGGAAGCCCACGGCCACGGCAAGCTCGTCGTCGCCCACGCGCTCACCCACGACGCCACGGTGGAGATGCTGCGGGTCGGCGTCGACGGACTCGCCCACCTCTTCCTCGACCGGGCGCCGACCGACGAGATCGTCGACGCCATCGCGCGGTCCGGCGTGTTCGTCATCCCCTGCCTGGTGCTGAACCGGTCCATCACGGGCACGACCGGCGAGGACCTGGCGGCCGACAGCCGCGTCTCGTCGCGCATGGGCGAGGAGTGGCTGCGTGCGCTGCGCAGCTCCTTCGGCACCTACCCCGAAGGGGACTACCGGTTCTCGCGGCAGACGGTGGGAACGCTCCACCGCGCCGGCGTGCGCATCATCGCCGGAACCGACGCGGCGCGGGCCGAGGAGGAGCACGGCGGACTGGCCCAGGGCGCGAGCCTGCACCACGAGCTGCAGCTCCTCGTCGAGGCGGGCCTGTCGAACGTCGAGGCACTGCGCGCCGCGACATCCGGCCCCGCCCGGGTCTTCGGGCTCGACGACCGCGGCGTGATCCGGCCCGGGGCCAGGGCCGACCTGCTCCTGGTCGACGGCGACCCCACCGGCACCATCTCCGACACCCTCGCGACGCGCGCCGTGTGGCGGCGAGGGGCGATGACCACGCCGCTGGCGACCGCCTGA